A stretch of the Stegostoma tigrinum isolate sSteTig4 chromosome 34, sSteTig4.hap1, whole genome shotgun sequence genome encodes the following:
- the LOC125446634 gene encoding class I histocompatibility antigen, F10 alpha chain-like isoform X1, which produces MLLILFSISLCFSWVSSDRNKFMVMYLATSGTTDLPEYVGVGMIDGVPVAYYDSSAPRIVSRQQWMTDAFDEEYWEYLTNRGNKHCAIAKENLKTIMKSTNQTSGIHIFQWIRSVEINDDGSIKTSMRFGFDGNDLISLDPDRMRWVASNHFAVKTAEKWNSDKAWNKYWKWQLEIELVERLKLRLHFGKEYLKRKVQPEVFISRNEPNHQDKPLTLSCLVTGFYPVDIKVTWLRNGEVVSEIQSSGIRPNHDGTHQIQKEIEISAGDEDQYSCRIEHSSLAEAKLYQWENPGNGTRHLHLEITGFVIIPLAVIVGIIILVMWKRTQRDKTRNLQQQCQRNSEEEHQTIPTQPFLETEPTLHQ; this is translated from the exons ATGTTGCTGATTCTTTTCTCTATCTCCCTGTGTTTTTCCTGGGTCTCTTCCG ACAGGAATAAATTTATGGTAATGTACTTAGCCACCTCTGGCACCACTGATTTACCTGAGTATGTTGGAGTGGGAATGATCGACGGAGTTCCGGTGGCCTATTATGACAGCAGTGCCCCTCGCATAGTCTCCCGACAGCAGTGGATGACAGATGCCTTTGATGAGGAATACTGGGAATATCTCACAAATCGAGGGAATAAACATTGTGCCATTGCAAAGGAGAACCTGAAGACGATAATGAAGAGTACAAACCAGACATCCG GAATTCACATTTTCCAATGGATAAGGAGTGTTGAAATAAATGACGATGGCTCCATTAAGACATCAATGCGATTTGGATTTGATGGAAATGATCTTATTAGTTTAGATCCAGACAGAATGAGATGGGTCGCATCAAATCACTTTGCAGTGAAGACTGCGGAAAAATGGAATTCAGACAAAGCCTGGAACAAATACTGGAAATGGCAGTTGGAAATAGAACTTGTTGAGCGTTTAAAACTACGCTTACACTTTGGAAAGGAATATCTCAAAAGGAAAG TTCAGCCTGAAGTGTTCATCTCCAGAAATGAGCCCAATCATCAGGACAAGCCGCTCACTCTCTCCTGCCTGGTCACTGGATTTTATCCTGTAGACATCAAGGTGACCTGGCTAAGGAATGGAGAGGTTGTGTCTGAGATACAATCCTCGGGGATTCGACCGAACCATGATGGGACCCATCAGATCCAGAAAGAGATTGAAATCAGTGCTGGGGATGAGGATCAATATTCCTGTCGAATTGAACACAGCAGCCTGGCAGAGGCCAAGCTCTATCAGTGGG AAAACCCAGGAAATGGCACCAGACACTTGCATCTTGAAATAACAGGATTTGTGATCATTCCCCTGGCTGTTATAGTCGGAATAATTATATTAGTAATGTGGAAAAGGACTCAGAGAG ATAAAACTCGAAACCTACAGCAACAATGCCagaggaattctgaggaagaacATCAAACAA TTCCCACGCAACCATTTCTGGAAACAGAGCCCACCCTCCATCAATAG
- the LOC125446634 gene encoding class I histocompatibility antigen, F10 alpha chain-like isoform X2, which produces MAVSLYRNKFMVMYLATSGTTDLPEYVGVGMIDGVPVAYYDSSAPRIVSRQQWMTDAFDEEYWEYLTNRGNKHCAIAKENLKTIMKSTNQTSGIHIFQWIRSVEINDDGSIKTSMRFGFDGNDLISLDPDRMRWVASNHFAVKTAEKWNSDKAWNKYWKWQLEIELVERLKLRLHFGKEYLKRKVQPEVFISRNEPNHQDKPLTLSCLVTGFYPVDIKVTWLRNGEVVSEIQSSGIRPNHDGTHQIQKEIEISAGDEDQYSCRIEHSSLAEAKLYQWENPGNGTRHLHLEITGFVIIPLAVIVGIIILVMWKRTQRDKTRNLQQQCQRNSEEEHQTIPTQPFLETEPTLHQ; this is translated from the exons ATGGCTGTCTcgctgt ACAGGAATAAATTTATGGTAATGTACTTAGCCACCTCTGGCACCACTGATTTACCTGAGTATGTTGGAGTGGGAATGATCGACGGAGTTCCGGTGGCCTATTATGACAGCAGTGCCCCTCGCATAGTCTCCCGACAGCAGTGGATGACAGATGCCTTTGATGAGGAATACTGGGAATATCTCACAAATCGAGGGAATAAACATTGTGCCATTGCAAAGGAGAACCTGAAGACGATAATGAAGAGTACAAACCAGACATCCG GAATTCACATTTTCCAATGGATAAGGAGTGTTGAAATAAATGACGATGGCTCCATTAAGACATCAATGCGATTTGGATTTGATGGAAATGATCTTATTAGTTTAGATCCAGACAGAATGAGATGGGTCGCATCAAATCACTTTGCAGTGAAGACTGCGGAAAAATGGAATTCAGACAAAGCCTGGAACAAATACTGGAAATGGCAGTTGGAAATAGAACTTGTTGAGCGTTTAAAACTACGCTTACACTTTGGAAAGGAATATCTCAAAAGGAAAG TTCAGCCTGAAGTGTTCATCTCCAGAAATGAGCCCAATCATCAGGACAAGCCGCTCACTCTCTCCTGCCTGGTCACTGGATTTTATCCTGTAGACATCAAGGTGACCTGGCTAAGGAATGGAGAGGTTGTGTCTGAGATACAATCCTCGGGGATTCGACCGAACCATGATGGGACCCATCAGATCCAGAAAGAGATTGAAATCAGTGCTGGGGATGAGGATCAATATTCCTGTCGAATTGAACACAGCAGCCTGGCAGAGGCCAAGCTCTATCAGTGGG AAAACCCAGGAAATGGCACCAGACACTTGCATCTTGAAATAACAGGATTTGTGATCATTCCCCTGGCTGTTATAGTCGGAATAATTATATTAGTAATGTGGAAAAGGACTCAGAGAG ATAAAACTCGAAACCTACAGCAACAATGCCagaggaattctgaggaagaacATCAAACAA TTCCCACGCAACCATTTCTGGAAACAGAGCCCACCCTCCATCAATAG
- the LOC125446634 gene encoding class I histocompatibility antigen, F10 alpha chain-like isoform X3 has translation MLLILFSISLCFSWVSSDRNKFMVMYLATSGTTDLPEYVGVGMIDGVPVAYYDSSAPRIVSRQQWMTDAFDEEYWEYLTNRGNKHCAIAKENLKTIMKSTNQTSDPDRMRWVASNHFAVKTAEKWNSDKAWNKYWKWQLEIELVERLKLRLHFGKEYLKRKVQPEVFISRNEPNHQDKPLTLSCLVTGFYPVDIKVTWLRNGEVVSEIQSSGIRPNHDGTHQIQKEIEISAGDEDQYSCRIEHSSLAEAKLYQWENPGNGTRHLHLEITGFVIIPLAVIVGIIILVMWKRTQRDKTRNLQQQCQRNSEEEHQTIPTQPFLETEPTLHQ, from the exons ATGTTGCTGATTCTTTTCTCTATCTCCCTGTGTTTTTCCTGGGTCTCTTCCG ACAGGAATAAATTTATGGTAATGTACTTAGCCACCTCTGGCACCACTGATTTACCTGAGTATGTTGGAGTGGGAATGATCGACGGAGTTCCGGTGGCCTATTATGACAGCAGTGCCCCTCGCATAGTCTCCCGACAGCAGTGGATGACAGATGCCTTTGATGAGGAATACTGGGAATATCTCACAAATCGAGGGAATAAACATTGTGCCATTGCAAAGGAGAACCTGAAGACGATAATGAAGAGTACAAACCAGACATCCG ATCCAGACAGAATGAGATGGGTCGCATCAAATCACTTTGCAGTGAAGACTGCGGAAAAATGGAATTCAGACAAAGCCTGGAACAAATACTGGAAATGGCAGTTGGAAATAGAACTTGTTGAGCGTTTAAAACTACGCTTACACTTTGGAAAGGAATATCTCAAAAGGAAAG TTCAGCCTGAAGTGTTCATCTCCAGAAATGAGCCCAATCATCAGGACAAGCCGCTCACTCTCTCCTGCCTGGTCACTGGATTTTATCCTGTAGACATCAAGGTGACCTGGCTAAGGAATGGAGAGGTTGTGTCTGAGATACAATCCTCGGGGATTCGACCGAACCATGATGGGACCCATCAGATCCAGAAAGAGATTGAAATCAGTGCTGGGGATGAGGATCAATATTCCTGTCGAATTGAACACAGCAGCCTGGCAGAGGCCAAGCTCTATCAGTGGG AAAACCCAGGAAATGGCACCAGACACTTGCATCTTGAAATAACAGGATTTGTGATCATTCCCCTGGCTGTTATAGTCGGAATAATTATATTAGTAATGTGGAAAAGGACTCAGAGAG ATAAAACTCGAAACCTACAGCAACAATGCCagaggaattctgaggaagaacATCAAACAA TTCCCACGCAACCATTTCTGGAAACAGAGCCCACCCTCCATCAATAG
- the LOC125446634 gene encoding popy class I histocompatibility antigen, alpha chain E-like isoform X4: MLLILFSISLCFSWVSSDRNKFMVMYLATSGTTDLPEYVGVGMIDGVPVAYYDSSAPRIVSRQQWMTDAFDEEYWEYLTNRGNKHCAIAKENLKTIMKSTNQTSVQPEVFISRNEPNHQDKPLTLSCLVTGFYPVDIKVTWLRNGEVVSEIQSSGIRPNHDGTHQIQKEIEISAGDEDQYSCRIEHSSLAEAKLYQWENPGNGTRHLHLEITGFVIIPLAVIVGIIILVMWKRTQRDKTRNLQQQCQRNSEEEHQTIPTQPFLETEPTLHQ, encoded by the exons ATGTTGCTGATTCTTTTCTCTATCTCCCTGTGTTTTTCCTGGGTCTCTTCCG ACAGGAATAAATTTATGGTAATGTACTTAGCCACCTCTGGCACCACTGATTTACCTGAGTATGTTGGAGTGGGAATGATCGACGGAGTTCCGGTGGCCTATTATGACAGCAGTGCCCCTCGCATAGTCTCCCGACAGCAGTGGATGACAGATGCCTTTGATGAGGAATACTGGGAATATCTCACAAATCGAGGGAATAAACATTGTGCCATTGCAAAGGAGAACCTGAAGACGATAATGAAGAGTACAAACCAGACATCCG TTCAGCCTGAAGTGTTCATCTCCAGAAATGAGCCCAATCATCAGGACAAGCCGCTCACTCTCTCCTGCCTGGTCACTGGATTTTATCCTGTAGACATCAAGGTGACCTGGCTAAGGAATGGAGAGGTTGTGTCTGAGATACAATCCTCGGGGATTCGACCGAACCATGATGGGACCCATCAGATCCAGAAAGAGATTGAAATCAGTGCTGGGGATGAGGATCAATATTCCTGTCGAATTGAACACAGCAGCCTGGCAGAGGCCAAGCTCTATCAGTGGG AAAACCCAGGAAATGGCACCAGACACTTGCATCTTGAAATAACAGGATTTGTGATCATTCCCCTGGCTGTTATAGTCGGAATAATTATATTAGTAATGTGGAAAAGGACTCAGAGAG ATAAAACTCGAAACCTACAGCAACAATGCCagaggaattctgaggaagaacATCAAACAA TTCCCACGCAACCATTTCTGGAAACAGAGCCCACCCTCCATCAATAG